From Sphingorhabdus sp. SMR4y:
CGCCCTTGGCGATAATGGTTTTTACCGCTTCATCAATGTCAGCCACCCGGAAATAATAGGTCCACGCGGAAACCGGCATTGCGTCCGGCTTGTCCATCATCGCGCCGATCATGAAATCATGGCGAAGAAAATTATACGTGCCCATCGGACCCATATCCATCTCTCCTTCCTTCTCCCAGCCGAACAGATCGTGATAGAAGTTGAGCGCGGCGGGCGTGTCGCTGGTGGCGAGCTCGTTCCAGGCGCAATGGCCGATCATCGGCTCGGTCGCCGCAAAGGCGAGGCTGGTTGCATCGGGTTTCTCGGTCGGCGGGCTCGGCGTCATCACATAGAATATCGCGCCTTGCTGATCTGCGACCATTGCGAACCGTCCGACACCGGGAATGTCCTGCGGCTGCACATGGACGCTGCCGCCCGCAGAGGATATCGCGTCTGCCATACGGTCGACGTCCTCGACAGTGACATAGCCGAGCCAGCAGGGCTGCGCGCCATTGGCCGTCATTTCCGGCGTCAGCGGTAGCAGGCCGCCAATTCCTTCGCTTTTCATCGAAAATTCCCGATAGTCCATGCCGGCCTGGCCGCTATCGGCGAAGTCCCAGCCCAGCAACGCCCCATAGAAATCCTGTGCGGCGTCGGCGTCGCTGGTCAGCAATTCATACCAGATGAAATCACCATGTTTGTTGGCCATGGGTCCTGCTCCTCATTTGCCGAGCGTGACGACGGGCTGAAAGCCGCCGAAGATCATCCTTTTGCCGTCGAAGGGCATCGGGTTCTGCACCGGATCCATCCTTGGATCGGCGTTGTCCGGATCTTCCATCATCGCTTCCAGTTTTTCCATGCCGGCGTCACGGGTTGCCTTGTCGGGCCATTCGATCCAGGAAAAGACGATGCTTTCATCGTCGGTCGCTTTCACCGCCTTGCGGAAA
This genomic window contains:
- a CDS encoding VOC family protein, yielding MANKHGDFIWYELLTSDADAAQDFYGALLGWDFADSGQAGMDYREFSMKSEGIGGLLPLTPEMTANGAQPCWLGYVTVEDVDRMADAISSAGGSVHVQPQDIPGVGRFAMVADQQGAIFYVMTPSPPTEKPDATSLAFAATEPMIGHCAWNELATSDTPAALNFYHDLFGWEKEGEMDMGPMGTYNFLRHDFMIGAMMDKPDAMPVSAWTYYFRVADIDEAVKTIIAKGGQIRLEPTEIPGGEFQLNAVDPQGAAFALIGARK
- a CDS encoding DUF1428 domain-containing protein — protein: MSYIDGFVIAVPTADKQKFIDHANMADSMFTDMGATRVVECWGDDISEGKTTDFRKAVKATDDESIVFSWIEWPDKATRDAGMEKLEAMMEDPDNADPRMDPVQNPMPFDGKRMIFGGFQPVVTLGK